The following are encoded in a window of Coriobacteriia bacterium genomic DNA:
- a CDS encoding DUF4115 domain-containing protein, with amino-acid sequence MGQLGDTLRDRRISLGISLETAENDTKIRARLLEALEAGEYDKLPNPGYVRGYVSSYSRYLELDPIPLLAMYRAETGSGRFHDINVPEQTVAARNEQHAVPWRVGVIAFLIVAVLVAGSWVVYRALKGPSKPPPIPATTSASTGVTQTAGVSQPFTVKVTVSSNGASTLKATVDGGSAFNGTLTGGQSQTFQVSQNVQLKIGKPSQVTVTRDGKKVAIPGAANSSLTITATQP; translated from the coding sequence ATGGGCCAGCTCGGCGATACGCTCCGTGATCGGCGAATCTCCCTCGGTATCTCGCTCGAGACGGCCGAGAACGACACGAAGATCCGCGCGCGCTTGCTCGAGGCACTGGAGGCGGGGGAGTACGACAAGCTTCCGAATCCTGGCTACGTGCGCGGCTACGTCTCGAGCTACTCGCGCTACCTCGAACTCGACCCGATCCCGCTCCTCGCGATGTATCGCGCCGAGACGGGCTCTGGACGATTCCACGACATCAACGTGCCCGAGCAGACGGTCGCGGCCCGAAACGAACAGCACGCCGTGCCCTGGCGAGTCGGCGTCATCGCATTCCTGATCGTGGCGGTACTGGTCGCGGGCAGCTGGGTGGTCTACAGAGCGCTCAAGGGCCCGTCCAAGCCACCACCCATCCCAGCAACCACCTCGGCGTCCACCGGCGTTACGCAGACCGCGGGCGTCTCCCAGCCGTTCACCGTCAAAGTGACGGTCTCATCAAATGGGGCATCGACCCTCAAGGCGACCGTCGATGGTGGCTCGGCGTTTAACGGCACGTTGACCGGCGGACAGAGCCAGACCTTCCAGGTCTCGCAGAACGTACAGCTCAAGATCGGCAAGCCGTCGCAGGTCACCGTGACGCGCGACGGCAAGAAGGTCGCGATCCCCGGTGCGGCGAACTCGTCGCTCACGATCACGGCGACCCAACCCTAA
- a CDS encoding YajQ family cyclic di-GMP-binding protein — protein sequence MAKDNSFDVVSEVDLQEVDNAYQQTLKELVNRYDLKDSGAKIEFSKADKNFTLHAPSDFVASQVIDVLNTKLVRRNIDLKAIEWGKSEMASGGTVRIIGNIVMGIEIELARKINKDIRDQKFKCKVQIEGDKLRVSAPVRDVLQEVIAFLKKQDYGIPLQFTNYR from the coding sequence ATGGCCAAGGACAACAGCTTCGACGTGGTCTCCGAAGTCGACCTGCAAGAGGTCGACAACGCCTATCAGCAGACACTCAAAGAGCTGGTCAACCGCTACGACCTGAAGGATTCGGGCGCCAAGATCGAGTTCTCGAAGGCCGACAAGAACTTCACCCTGCACGCGCCGAGTGACTTCGTCGCGAGCCAGGTCATCGACGTGCTCAATACCAAGCTGGTGCGCCGCAACATCGACCTGAAGGCGATCGAGTGGGGCAAGTCCGAGATGGCCAGCGGCGGCACGGTGCGCATCATCGGCAACATCGTCATGGGCATCGAGATCGAGCTGGCGCGCAAGATCAACAAGGATATTCGCGACCAGAAGTTCAAGTGCAAGGTCCAGATTGAGGGCGACAAGCTGCGCGTGTCCGCTCCCGTGCGCGACGTGCTGCAGGAGGTCATCGCCTTCCTCAAGAAGCAGGACTACGGCATTCCTCTGCAGTTCACGAACTACCGGTAG
- the rimO gene encoding 30S ribosomal protein S12 methylthiotransferase RimO: protein MTDSTPAIAFITLGCPKNEVDSDRMRAAVAGSAYILAEDPVDADVVVVNTCSFIREATEESVATVLEVASEWLPMREGRSLIVAGCMPSRYAGDLATELPEVAAFLSVAEEGALLAVLEHVTGVPAHAGAKGSATRTVEGASAYLRISDGCHRSCAYCAIPSIRGPYVSVGLADIVSEATELVALGAREIVLIGQDITSYGHDRADGDTLADVVNAVAAVPGLDWLRLMYIQPDGLTDDLLAAIAENANVCHYLDIPLQHASRRVLRSMVRSGDGAAFLNLIARVRAALPDVVLRTTIIAGFPGETRDDVRELQEFLRAARFDYVGVFAYSPEDGTPAAELPDQIPARTRRARAQRLRDIADEIGFEKAAEKVGMIVDVLVQGVDEDEGVVVGRWRGQAPEIDGLVLLAGGVAGQIVSATLVDSLGYDLEGEVR from the coding sequence GTGACCGACTCCACTCCCGCAATCGCATTCATCACCCTCGGCTGTCCCAAGAACGAGGTCGACTCGGACCGCATGCGTGCCGCAGTCGCCGGCTCGGCGTACATACTCGCCGAGGACCCGGTCGATGCCGATGTCGTAGTCGTCAACACGTGCTCATTCATCCGAGAGGCCACAGAGGAGTCGGTTGCCACCGTCCTTGAGGTCGCCTCGGAGTGGCTGCCGATGCGCGAGGGCCGCTCGCTGATCGTGGCCGGCTGCATGCCGTCGCGCTACGCGGGTGATCTTGCCACGGAGCTGCCTGAAGTCGCGGCCTTCCTCTCGGTCGCCGAGGAAGGCGCCCTGCTCGCGGTTCTCGAGCACGTCACCGGCGTACCTGCGCACGCTGGCGCGAAGGGGAGCGCGACGCGGACGGTCGAAGGTGCCTCGGCATACCTGCGCATCTCCGACGGCTGCCATCGGTCGTGCGCATACTGCGCGATTCCCTCGATTCGCGGCCCGTACGTCAGCGTGGGGCTGGCCGATATCGTCTCCGAGGCCACCGAGCTCGTCGCGCTCGGCGCGCGCGAGATCGTGCTGATCGGCCAAGACATCACCTCGTACGGCCACGACCGCGCGGACGGCGACACGCTCGCCGACGTGGTCAACGCCGTCGCCGCCGTTCCCGGCCTCGACTGGCTGCGCCTCATGTACATACAGCCGGACGGCCTGACGGACGACCTGCTCGCCGCCATCGCCGAGAACGCCAACGTCTGCCACTACCTCGACATTCCGCTGCAGCATGCCTCCAGACGTGTGCTGCGCTCGATGGTACGCAGTGGTGACGGCGCCGCCTTCCTCAACCTGATCGCGCGCGTTCGAGCCGCGCTGCCCGACGTGGTTCTCCGCACCACCATCATCGCCGGCTTCCCCGGCGAGACCCGCGACGACGTGCGTGAGCTGCAGGAGTTCCTGCGCGCCGCGCGCTTCGACTACGTAGGAGTGTTCGCGTACTCTCCCGAGGATGGAACCCCCGCCGCCGAGCTGCCCGATCAAATCCCTGCACGCACCCGACGCGCTCGGGCTCAACGCCTGCGCGACATCGCTGACGAGATCGGCTTCGAGAAAGCCGCCGAGAAGGTCGGTATGATCGTGGACGTGCTCGTGCAGGGCGTCGACGAGGACGAGGGTGTCGTTGTCGGCCGCTGGCGCGGACAGGCCCCAGAGATCGACGGCTTGGTACTGCTTGCTGGAGGGGTGGCCGGACAGATAGTCTCGGCGACGCTGGTCGATTCCCTCGGCTACGACCTGGAAGGCGAGGTGCGCTGA
- the pgsA gene encoding CDP-diacylglycerol--glycerol-3-phosphate 3-phosphatidyltransferase — MAQSEGAGVRLNAANSVTLARMIFIPIFLVVLLADWPRWFTAPQMLYAARPWIAAAVFAILAATDGVDGYLARSRNEVTTFGKFLDPLADKLLVTAALLALIEMHVLPAWIALVIISREFIVSGLRMVASAEGAVIAASWYGKIKTVLQIAAVLLFIVKDSATFASLPADAQVYVQVVAWSVMGAAVVMTIMSMVDYFMHARDVLIGPWSGATSLASDEQLACEAASKETDETVG; from the coding sequence TTGGCTCAGTCAGAAGGCGCGGGCGTGCGGCTGAACGCGGCCAACAGCGTCACGCTCGCTCGCATGATCTTCATACCGATCTTCCTTGTGGTCCTGCTTGCCGACTGGCCGCGCTGGTTCACGGCGCCGCAGATGCTCTACGCGGCTCGTCCCTGGATCGCGGCGGCCGTCTTCGCGATCCTTGCGGCCACCGATGGCGTGGACGGCTACCTCGCCCGCTCACGCAACGAGGTCACGACGTTTGGCAAGTTCCTCGATCCACTCGCCGACAAGCTGCTGGTCACCGCCGCGTTGCTGGCGCTCATCGAGATGCACGTCCTGCCCGCTTGGATCGCGCTTGTCATCATCTCGCGCGAGTTCATCGTCTCTGGCCTGCGCATGGTTGCCTCGGCCGAAGGAGCGGTCATCGCGGCCTCCTGGTACGGCAAGATCAAGACCGTGCTGCAGATCGCTGCGGTGTTGCTCTTCATCGTCAAGGACAGCGCGACCTTCGCGAGCCTGCCGGCCGACGCGCAGGTCTACGTGCAGGTAGTCGCTTGGAGCGTGATGGGCGCGGCCGTGGTCATGACCATCATGTCGATGGTGGACTACTTCATGCACGCCCGTGACGTGCTGATAGGCCCGTGGTCCGGCGCCACGTCGCTTGCGAGCGACGAGCAGCTCGCCTGCGAGGCAGCGTCTAAGGAAACTGACGAGACCGTCGGCTAG
- a CDS encoding nicotinamide-nucleotide amidohydrolase family protein, with translation MRERQSAAIVTIGSELVEGLRVDTNTAEIARDISRFGFRVDEAISVGDDENLLADTLRRLGRVHQMVVVTGGLGPTHDDVTRDAAAAALGIPMEADPSLTAFLQPFLARHNDPRSAAQVLTQAFVLQGAEVLRPTNGTAAGQVVPTPAGSLVLLPGPPREMRPMLARVMDRFTPDRAEPRELGVTGLPESDVQHAAQTALAAFDGIQLTVLAKPGDCRVILLDDGAGEAALDRAANAVAAEIGAPCYSTDGSTLAEAIVREATARKVTLAVAESCTGGMVAAALTDVPGSSAVFLGGAVTYSNAAKSRLLAVDPEDLKFFGAVSREVAQQMAEGALDAFGADVAVSVTGIAGPDGGTADKPVGTVWFGVASRIGEGADAQASVAWTGASREAIRARAASSALNLIRREVLKA, from the coding sequence ATGCGCGAGCGCCAGAGCGCGGCTATCGTCACCATTGGCTCCGAGCTCGTCGAGGGCCTTCGAGTCGACACCAATACCGCCGAGATTGCGCGCGACATCTCGCGCTTCGGGTTTCGCGTGGACGAAGCAATCAGTGTCGGTGACGACGAGAACTTGCTTGCTGATACTCTGCGCCGGCTCGGGCGGGTGCACCAGATGGTCGTGGTGACCGGCGGGCTGGGCCCCACTCACGACGACGTCACGCGCGACGCGGCTGCGGCTGCACTCGGCATCCCGATGGAGGCCGACCCTTCGCTCACTGCGTTCCTCCAGCCGTTTCTCGCGCGCCACAACGACCCGCGCTCGGCGGCGCAAGTGCTCACGCAGGCGTTCGTGCTGCAGGGCGCCGAGGTCTTGCGACCAACCAATGGCACCGCGGCAGGGCAGGTCGTCCCCACGCCCGCCGGCTCGCTGGTATTGCTGCCAGGACCACCCCGCGAGATGCGCCCCATGCTCGCGCGCGTCATGGATCGCTTCACGCCCGACCGTGCTGAGCCGCGCGAACTGGGCGTGACCGGCCTACCCGAATCCGACGTGCAGCATGCGGCCCAGACCGCGCTGGCCGCGTTCGACGGGATCCAGCTCACCGTGCTCGCCAAGCCGGGCGACTGCCGCGTGATCCTGCTCGACGACGGCGCGGGGGAGGCCGCACTTGATCGCGCAGCCAACGCTGTGGCCGCTGAGATCGGTGCACCGTGCTACTCCACCGACGGCTCAACGCTCGCGGAGGCCATCGTCCGCGAAGCGACGGCCCGCAAGGTGACGCTCGCGGTTGCCGAGTCGTGTACGGGCGGCATGGTCGCGGCCGCACTGACTGACGTGCCGGGTTCCTCGGCGGTTTTTCTCGGCGGAGCTGTCACGTACTCGAACGCTGCCAAATCGCGACTCTTGGCCGTCGATCCTGAGGACTTGAAGTTCTTCGGAGCCGTGAGTCGCGAAGTGGCGCAACAGATGGCTGAGGGAGCCCTGGACGCGTTCGGTGCCGATGTCGCCGTCTCCGTGACGGGAATCGCCGGTCCTGACGGCGGGACCGCCGACAAGCCAGTCGGAACCGTGTGGTTCGGCGTCGCGTCGCGCATCGGCGAGGGCGCTGACGCCCAGGCTTCAGTCGCATGGACGGGGGCGAGCCGAGAGGCGATTCGCGCGCGCGCCGCCTCGTCGGCGCTGAACCTGATTCGCCGAGAGGTTCTCAAGGCGTGA
- the thpR gene encoding RNA 2',3'-cyclic phosphodiesterase, whose amino-acid sequence MSKTRCFVAVELPDVVRVRLDQARIALVAQAPEWGAEKWVALHNVHLTLKFLGSLGEDDMLRMRRSLAEELAGVLAFSVDVTGLDAVPRTARCSMLWARLGDPTARCANLASRVEAAAVACGLPREDRPFAPHVTLARARKPRPLATDALTSADAVLRHPPLSMSVLSATLFASTLTRTGPVYETVESWAFRDETVGAPE is encoded by the coding sequence GTGAGTAAGACGCGCTGTTTCGTGGCCGTCGAGCTGCCTGACGTGGTCCGCGTGCGTCTGGACCAGGCCCGCATCGCGCTCGTCGCCCAAGCGCCCGAGTGGGGCGCCGAGAAGTGGGTCGCTTTGCACAACGTGCACCTCACGCTTAAGTTCCTCGGCTCGCTTGGCGAGGACGACATGTTGCGGATGCGCCGCAGCTTGGCCGAGGAGCTTGCGGGAGTGCTCGCCTTCTCGGTGGACGTTACGGGTCTCGATGCAGTGCCGAGGACGGCTCGCTGCTCAATGCTGTGGGCACGTCTCGGCGACCCCACCGCGCGATGCGCCAATCTCGCGTCTCGCGTCGAAGCCGCCGCGGTGGCCTGCGGACTGCCTCGCGAAGATCGCCCGTTTGCGCCGCACGTTACGCTCGCGCGTGCGCGGAAGCCTCGGCCACTCGCAACTGACGCCTTGACCAGCGCTGATGCCGTCCTGAGACACCCACCGCTTTCGATGTCAGTGCTGTCCGCTACGCTCTTTGCGAGCACGTTGACACGTACCGGACCGGTTTACGAGACCGTTGAATCGTGGGCCTTCCGGGATGAGACGGTCGGCGCGCCGGAATAG
- the recA gene encoding recombinase RecA — translation MDREKEKILGVTKEAIEKKFGKGSLMKLGEHAATDSVAAIPTGSLALDAALGIGGVPRGRIVEIYGPESSGKTTLALQIVAEAQAAGGVAAFIDAEHALDPSYASRLGVDIDEILISQPDTGEQALEICDMLIRSGAIDVVVIDSVAALVRRAELEGEIGDTTVGLQARLMSQALRKLAGSLNNTNTTCIFINQLREKIGVMFGSPETTSGGRALKFYATVRIDVRRIDSIKQGTEIVGNRVRAKVVKNKVAAPFRMAEFDLMYGTGISKEGSVLDLGVEEGIVAKSGAWYTYGAERLGQGREAAKDFLRENPGLRNEIETKVRLELGLPVVVAAAPVDEPAAKKAADKTPAAVAE, via the coding sequence ATGGACCGCGAGAAGGAAAAGATACTCGGCGTTACGAAGGAAGCAATCGAGAAGAAGTTCGGCAAGGGGTCGCTCATGAAGTTGGGCGAGCACGCCGCAACCGACTCGGTCGCTGCGATTCCCACCGGCTCGCTCGCTTTGGACGCTGCGCTCGGTATCGGCGGCGTCCCACGCGGTCGAATCGTCGAGATCTACGGCCCGGAGTCGTCGGGCAAGACAACCTTGGCGCTGCAGATCGTCGCCGAGGCACAGGCGGCCGGCGGCGTTGCGGCGTTCATCGACGCCGAACACGCGCTCGACCCGAGCTACGCGTCGCGCCTGGGTGTCGACATCGACGAGATTCTGATCTCGCAGCCTGACACAGGTGAGCAGGCGCTGGAGATCTGCGACATGCTCATTCGCAGCGGCGCCATCGACGTCGTCGTCATCGACTCGGTCGCCGCGCTCGTGCGCCGCGCAGAACTCGAGGGCGAGATCGGCGACACAACCGTCGGCCTGCAGGCCCGGCTGATGAGCCAGGCACTGCGCAAGCTCGCAGGCTCGCTAAACAACACCAACACCACGTGCATCTTCATCAACCAGCTGCGCGAGAAGATCGGCGTCATGTTCGGCAGCCCGGAGACCACGAGCGGCGGCCGTGCGTTGAAGTTCTACGCCACGGTACGCATCGACGTGCGCCGCATCGACTCGATCAAGCAGGGTACCGAGATCGTCGGCAACCGCGTCCGTGCCAAGGTCGTCAAGAACAAGGTCGCGGCGCCGTTCCGCATGGCCGAGTTCGACCTGATGTATGGAACCGGCATCAGCAAGGAAGGCTCCGTGCTCGACCTCGGCGTCGAAGAGGGCATCGTCGCCAAGTCCGGAGCCTGGTACACGTACGGCGCCGAGCGACTCGGACAGGGCCGCGAGGCCGCCAAGGACTTCCTCAGGGAGAACCCCGGCCTGCGCAACGAGATCGAGACAAAGGTCCGCCTGGAGCTCGGCTTGCCTGTGGTCGTTGCGGCCGCGCCCGTCGATGAGCCCGCAGCAAAGAAGGCAGCCGACAAGACGCCGGCCGCCGTCGCAGAGTAG
- a CDS encoding regulatory protein RecX produces the protein MCPLIVRIEDAGPDRKARRLVFDDGSESRLTSAAAVKSLGIAEGLSVSGSILEASLAEVELPLAKERALMLLGYRDRSRAELARKLHDAGYPTAVSAQVVERFVEIELVDDERFAAAWVRTRAAAGYGARRIGQELAQKGIDPDTAAAALEPIAGSDEQLARARAVLRERVPADRKERDKFVRRLVTKGFSLQTAIQALETASDDEEDPDA, from the coding sequence ATGTGCCCGCTGATCGTGCGCATCGAGGACGCCGGGCCTGACCGCAAGGCCCGGCGTCTCGTGTTCGATGATGGCTCCGAGTCGAGACTGACTTCGGCGGCGGCCGTCAAGTCCCTGGGGATAGCGGAGGGCCTCTCGGTCAGCGGCTCGATACTCGAAGCCTCTTTGGCGGAGGTGGAGCTGCCACTCGCCAAGGAACGCGCCCTGATGCTGCTTGGGTATCGAGATCGCTCCCGCGCCGAGCTCGCTCGCAAGCTGCACGATGCCGGGTACCCAACTGCGGTCTCGGCCCAGGTTGTCGAGCGCTTCGTCGAGATCGAGCTTGTTGACGACGAGCGGTTTGCGGCCGCGTGGGTCAGGACGCGCGCCGCGGCCGGGTACGGCGCCCGGCGAATCGGCCAGGAGCTTGCGCAGAAGGGGATAGACCCGGACACCGCCGCTGCGGCACTGGAGCCGATTGCCGGGAGCGACGAGCAGCTCGCAAGGGCCCGAGCCGTGCTTCGAGAGCGGGTGCCGGCTGACCGCAAGGAGCGTGACAAGTTCGTGCGCAGGCTGGTGACCAAAGGGTTCAGCCTTCAGACGGCCATTCAAGCGCTCGAGACAGCCTCGGATGACGAGGAAGACCCCGACGCCTAA
- the rny gene encoding ribonuclease Y — protein MTGTILGALVALIIGIALGYAINRYLIKDRTARAADEAERLVRDAEKQAETVKKEALLEAKDEILRSRQEAEADNKERRKEIQVLESRMSEREASIDRRAESLDKREHALSSQQGQIAKAEKDLEDLIAEERDRLEHLASMTADQAREELLNRVREDVSRDAAAIIRESEARAREEADKRARNIVGIAIQRVAADHTAESTVSVVHIPSDDMKGRIIGREGRNIRAFEQMTGINLIIDDTPEAVILSSFDPVRREIGRITLETLIADGRIHPARIEEMFQKAEQLVTQQIHEAGEQAAFDSGIHGLHPELIRTLGRLKFRTSYGQNVLKHSLEVSYLAGVMASELGVDVQLAKRAGLLHDLGKAIDHDVEGPHALIGADLARRMNEPKAVVHAIEAHHGDVEPNTVEAVLVQAGDAISAGRPGARRETLESYIKRLEKLEAVANSHKGVEKTYAMQAGREIRVMVKPEQISDADATVLARDIAKQIEDELEYPGQIKVMVIRESRSVDYAK, from the coding sequence TTGACTGGGACAATCCTGGGCGCGCTTGTCGCGTTGATAATCGGCATCGCCCTCGGCTATGCAATCAACCGCTACCTGATCAAGGATCGTACCGCGCGCGCTGCCGACGAGGCAGAACGTCTGGTTCGAGATGCGGAAAAGCAGGCCGAGACTGTCAAGAAAGAGGCATTGCTCGAAGCGAAGGACGAGATCCTGCGCTCACGCCAGGAGGCCGAGGCTGACAACAAGGAGCGTCGCAAGGAGATTCAGGTTCTCGAGTCGAGGATGTCAGAGCGTGAGGCGTCCATCGACCGCCGGGCCGAGTCGCTCGACAAGCGCGAGCACGCACTTTCCTCGCAGCAGGGCCAGATCGCCAAGGCCGAGAAGGACCTCGAGGACCTGATCGCCGAGGAGCGCGACCGCTTGGAGCATCTGGCGAGCATGACTGCGGACCAGGCACGTGAGGAGCTGCTGAACCGCGTCCGCGAGGATGTCAGCCGTGACGCCGCCGCTATCATTCGCGAATCGGAGGCCCGCGCCCGCGAGGAGGCCGACAAGCGCGCGCGCAACATCGTCGGCATCGCCATTCAGCGGGTGGCGGCAGATCACACCGCCGAGTCGACCGTGTCGGTCGTTCACATCCCGAGCGACGACATGAAGGGACGCATCATCGGCCGAGAGGGTCGCAACATCCGCGCGTTCGAACAGATGACCGGCATCAACCTGATCATCGACGACACTCCCGAGGCCGTCATTCTCTCGAGCTTCGACCCGGTGCGTCGCGAGATCGGGCGCATCACGCTCGAGACTCTCATCGCCGACGGCCGTATCCACCCGGCCCGAATCGAAGAGATGTTCCAGAAGGCCGAGCAGCTCGTCACTCAGCAGATCCACGAAGCTGGCGAGCAGGCGGCGTTCGACAGCGGCATCCACGGGCTGCACCCTGAGCTCATCCGCACCCTCGGCCGCTTGAAGTTCCGCACCAGCTATGGCCAAAACGTCCTGAAGCACTCGCTTGAGGTCAGCTACCTCGCGGGCGTGATGGCTTCAGAGCTGGGCGTCGATGTCCAGTTGGCCAAGCGCGCAGGCCTGCTGCACGACCTCGGCAAGGCGATCGACCACGATGTCGAGGGACCGCACGCACTCATCGGCGCCGATCTTGCGCGCCGCATGAACGAACCCAAGGCCGTCGTTCACGCCATTGAGGCGCACCATGGCGACGTTGAGCCCAACACGGTCGAGGCCGTGCTCGTGCAGGCTGGCGACGCAATCTCGGCCGGTCGTCCCGGTGCCCGCCGAGAGACCCTCGAAAGCTACATCAAGCGGCTCGAGAAGCTTGAGGCCGTTGCCAACTCGCACAAGGGCGTCGAGAAGACGTATGCGATGCAGGCGGGCCGCGAGATCCGCGTCATGGTCAAGCCCGAGCAGATCTCGGACGCTGATGCCACGGTTCTGGCTCGCGACATCGCCAAGCAGATCGAGGACGAGCTCGAGTACCCCGGCCAGATCAAGGTCATGGTCATCCGCGAGAGCCGCTCGGTCGACTACGCGAAGTAG
- a CDS encoding ATP-binding protein → MTSSDELLNFVSAVSGDTFLKVEENFGDGYVRLKISEAERRQAKHDIRSAEDIIVELLRNSRDAHARRIFVACGREGDTRTLAVVDDGVGVPRAMAERVFEPRVTSKLDSMVMDQWGVHGRGMALFSIRSNAASARIAASDTHKGASVVVETDCKQLSERVDQSTWPTVERDENGAWKVVRGPHNIVRQVAEFAVEHPGIELYFGSVTEVVATMFVTARRELDASELLFCDDLAKLPVWLRCGAASDAGELADVAEEIGLTISERTAHRVLASDIAPLVSVLDTLTHAEQPSVISAGPDIYKDRRGLKIDQRDLSAFRADLEKAFDSIAERYYLHLRSEPKIKVGKDDIRVRFEVEKED, encoded by the coding sequence ATGACTTCTTCAGACGAGCTTCTCAACTTCGTAAGCGCTGTCTCCGGCGACACCTTCCTCAAGGTCGAGGAGAACTTCGGTGACGGCTACGTGCGCCTCAAGATCTCCGAGGCCGAGCGTCGACAGGCCAAGCACGACATCCGCAGCGCCGAGGACATCATCGTCGAGCTGCTGCGTAACTCTCGTGACGCCCATGCCCGTCGCATCTTCGTGGCGTGTGGCCGAGAAGGCGACACCCGAACGCTTGCCGTCGTGGATGACGGCGTGGGCGTGCCGCGAGCCATGGCCGAGAGGGTCTTCGAACCGCGAGTTACCAGCAAACTCGATTCGATGGTGATGGATCAGTGGGGCGTGCACGGCCGAGGCATGGCGCTTTTCTCCATCCGCAGTAACGCTGCAAGCGCCCGTATCGCGGCTTCGGACACCCACAAGGGCGCGTCGGTAGTGGTGGAGACCGACTGCAAGCAGCTTTCCGAGCGCGTCGACCAGTCCACTTGGCCTACAGTCGAACGAGACGAGAACGGCGCGTGGAAGGTGGTTCGCGGCCCTCACAACATCGTGCGTCAAGTCGCCGAGTTTGCCGTGGAGCATCCGGGCATCGAGCTGTACTTTGGTTCGGTGACTGAAGTCGTGGCCACGATGTTTGTCACCGCGCGACGCGAGCTCGACGCCTCCGAGCTTCTCTTCTGCGACGACTTGGCCAAGCTGCCAGTCTGGCTGCGCTGCGGCGCTGCCTCGGACGCCGGAGAGCTTGCCGACGTCGCCGAGGAGATCGGACTGACCATCAGCGAGCGCACCGCGCACCGCGTGCTGGCCTCCGACATAGCGCCGCTGGTCTCGGTGCTCGACACTCTCACTCACGCCGAGCAGCCCTCGGTCATCTCGGCGGGGCCGGACATCTACAAAGACCGACGTGGACTGAAGATCGACCAGCGAGATCTCTCGGCCTTCCGCGCCGACTTGGAAAAGGCGTTCGATTCGATCGCTGAGCGCTACTACCTGCACCTAAGATCCGAGCCTAAGATCAAGGTGGGCAAGGACGATATTCGTGTACGCTTCGAGGTCGAGAAAGAGGACTGA
- a CDS encoding stage V sporulation protein S, whose protein sequence is MEVLKVSSKSNPNSVAGALAGIVREQGSAEIQTVGAGALNQAVKAIAIARGFIAPSGLELTCIPAFADIEINGEERTAIRLLVEPRDMHR, encoded by the coding sequence GTGGAAGTCCTCAAGGTGTCTAGCAAGTCCAACCCGAACTCAGTTGCCGGCGCACTGGCTGGCATCGTTCGCGAGCAGGGTTCCGCCGAGATTCAGACGGTTGGAGCCGGCGCGCTTAACCAGGCAGTCAAGGCGATTGCGATCGCGCGCGGATTCATCGCGCCGTCCGGTCTCGAGCTGACTTGCATTCCAGCCTTCGCCGACATCGAGATCAACGGCGAGGAGCGCACCGCGATCCGCCTTCTGGTGGAGCCGCGAGACATGCACCGCTAG
- a CDS encoding PHP domain-containing protein, whose product MKADLHVHTTASDGTLSPSQLVQRASHNGVDVLAIADHDSVDGLAQGAAAARRAGIVLIPAVELSAVADGRDTHILAYFVDPQSPLLAAQLVRLRAARAIRAEAMVSALRAAGYQIELDDVLALSAGGAVGRSHVARALVAAGYADTVALAFQTLIGRDRPFYIAKQSASPADVVAGVRELGAIPVLAHPGVTGVDDLIDGMIEAGLLGIEAYHADHSADQVARYSALAAERGLLVTGGTDFHGPAAPNPDVGAVDVPEVAVRALIAAGERLGRS is encoded by the coding sequence ATGAAGGCCGACCTCCACGTCCACACAACAGCCTCCGACGGCACGCTGTCGCCGTCCCAACTCGTGCAGCGCGCTTCGCACAACGGTGTCGATGTACTTGCGATTGCAGACCACGACTCGGTCGACGGCCTCGCCCAGGGAGCTGCCGCTGCTCGGCGCGCGGGCATCGTGCTGATTCCAGCGGTCGAGCTGTCCGCGGTCGCTGATGGCCGAGACACCCACATCCTTGCGTACTTCGTCGATCCCCAAAGCCCTCTCCTCGCGGCGCAGCTCGTGCGGCTGCGCGCCGCTCGCGCGATTCGCGCAGAGGCGATGGTTTCCGCACTCAGAGCGGCAGGCTACCAGATCGAGCTCGACGACGTGCTGGCTCTGTCGGCCGGAGGGGCGGTTGGTCGCAGTCATGTGGCCCGCGCGCTTGTCGCGGCGGGCTATGCCGATACGGTCGCGCTTGCGTTCCAGACGCTGATTGGGCGTGATCGGCCGTTCTACATCGCGAAGCAGAGCGCGTCGCCTGCCGACGTGGTCGCTGGCGTCCGCGAGCTTGGAGCAATCCCCGTGCTCGCACACCCAGGTGTCACGGGCGTTGACGACCTGATTGACGGAATGATCGAGGCGGGGTTGCTCGGCATAGAGGCGTACCATGCCGACCACAGCGCCGACCAGGTCGCTCGGTACTCGGCGCTTGCGGCCGAGAGGGGACTGCTCGTCACCGGAGGAACCGACTTTCACGGCCCAGCTGCGCCCAATCCGGACGTCGGAGCGGTCGATGTACCTGAAGTCGCCGTTCGGGCGCTCATAGCCGCCGGAGAGCGTCTGGGACGCTCCTGA